The following coding sequences lie in one Metopolophium dirhodum isolate CAU chromosome 5, ASM1992520v1, whole genome shotgun sequence genomic window:
- the LOC132944328 gene encoding H(+)/Cl(-) exchange transporter 7-like — MSGVGCMNNNREGSSLSTISNTLSAVNSKPRSHSINYVSSDYESLDYDHYESELTVREEKLNGYKTVVASNVIRWLIYFSIAICTAAVGIFIDTVIEYFCNWKFQSIRNCIDVKHSTVECLIIWILFTVIPTIVGCCVVLFMEPSAAGSGIPFVISYLNGIRIPRMTAVRCLLVKVISVVCVCIAGLGGGKEGPLIHIGAMVGGSVVEAWWKGFRNGPGRKVIGPLQNDRERRDMMAAGAAAGLSAAFGSPVGGTLMSLEEGTSFWSSSLMWKVFFCAAIAFPTYNAGKNVLFSNNTNPSESVHSKSIYFFGKFNENTIYFSYSEFPIFIIFGIFGGLLGALFVNINYHLSIFRMKHIISNRKKLMESVFVAVFVAIINLTSMILLNNCQTKLEISSSNAVQMYCPAGSYNEISSFWLRTQEESIRSLFHYPIEAYSVVPLLVYCVIYFILTELTVGLNMSAGLFLPSLLIGAAWGRIASIVVHYYSPDTIGDDPGKYALLGAAAQLGGIVRATISLTVVFIEATGNVQFLLPLMITLFTAKWTGDFFTDGIYEMQIKLSGVPLLVSEPPPLTSDITTEDFMSDTVCAIPHILMVGKLVDILNTTKHNGFPVVASKVCFCRTRNIEHKCYGLLKGFILRSQLNVILEHNLYLTPLHDENYCTKLELLRKSTYTCHDTQQFQRLKVDEDERSIVIDLRPYMNSAPYIVRLETSLSRTFRLFRTLGLRHIVVINNTNEVVGIVTRKDLAKFRLWRKAATMGLKEVNVY; from the exons ATGAGCGGAGTTGGATGTATGAATAACAATCGTGag ggATCCAGCCTGTCAACAATTAGTAACACTCTATCCGCAGTGAACTCGAAACCTAGATCGCACTCGATAAATTACGTATCGTCGGATTATGAA aGTTTGGATTACGATCATTACGAAAGTGAACTTACTGTTAGAGAAGAAAAGTTAAACGGTTATAAGACAGTAGTGGCGAGTAATGTGATTAGATggcttatttatttttcgatagCCATATGTACTGCAGCAGTTGGAATTTTTATTGATACTGTAATTGAATATTTCTGTAATTGGAAGTTCCAATCGATTCGAAATTGTATTGATGTTAAGCACTCGACGGTAGAGTGTCTGATTATTTGGATACTTTTCACCGTCATCCCTACGATTGTTGGATGTTGTGTAGTGCTATTTATGGag cCCTCTGCTGCTGGAAGTGGTATTCCGTTTGTAATATCTTATTTAAACGGAATTCGTATACCGAGAATGACGGCCGTTCGATGTCTATTGGTAAAAGTAATAAGCGTGGTGTGCGTTTGCATAGCAGGTCTTGGCGGAGGAAag GAAGGACCATTGATCCACATTGGAGCAATGGTTGGTGGTTCAGTCGTAGAAGCTTGGTGGAAAGGTTTTAGAAACGGTCCTGGCCGGAAAGTCATTGGACCCTTACAAAATGATCGAGAAAGGAGAGACATGATGGCAGCAGGCGCTGCTGCGGGATTATCGGCCGCTTTTGGATCGCCTGTAG GAGGGACATTAATGAGTCTCGAAGAAGGAACAAGTTTTTGGAGCTCAAGTCTCATGTGGAAAGTGTTTTTTTGTGCAGCAATAGCTTTTCCAACATATAACGCTGGTAAAAACGTACTGTTTTCTAATAATACAA ATCCATCAGAATCTGTTCACAGCAAAAGTATTTACTTTTTTGGGAAGTttaatgaaaatacaatttatttttcttattcagAATTCcccatttttattatatttgggaTATTCGGCGGTTTACTTGGAGCTTTATTtgtcaatattaattatcactTATCCATTTTCAGAATGaa acACATTATATCCAATAGAAAAAAACTTATGGAATCTGTATTTGTCGCTGTGTTTGTTgcgataattaatttaacatccATGATTTTGTTAAACAACTGTCAAACAAAATTAGAGATAAGCTCGTCTAATGCAGTACAA ATGTATTGTCCAGCAGGGAGTTATAATGAAATAAGCTCATTTTGGCTTCGTACTCAAGAAGAAAGTATCAGATCATTATTCCATTATCCAATTG AAGCATATTCAGTCGTCCcattattagtttattgtgtaatttatttcatattaaccGAGTTAACTGTCGGTCTTAACATGTCAGCTGGATTGTTTTTGCCTTCGTTATTGATTGGAGCTGCTTGGGGACGCATCGCAAGCATTGTTGTTCATTATTATTCTCCTGATACT attggAGACGACCCGGGAAAATACGCGTTACTCGGCGCTGCAGCACAATTAGGAGGAATCGTCAGAGCTACTATAAGTCtgactgttgtttttattgaaGCCACAGGAAATGTTCAGTTCTTGTTGCCACTGATGATAACATTATTCACAGCTAAATGGACTGGTGATTTTTTTACAGAC GGTATTTATGAAATGCAGATTAAGCTGTCGGGTGTCCCTTTATTAGTAAGCGAACCACCGCCTTTAACTAGCGATATAACGACAGAAGACTTTATGAGCGATACAGTCTGTGCAATACCTCACATACTAATGGTCGGGAAATTAGTGGATATATTGAACACAACTAAACACAACGGTTTTCCCGTGGTAGCATCAAAAGTGTGCTTCTGCCgg ACAAGGAATATAGAACATAAATGTTATGGCTTGCTTAAAGGATTTATTCTTCGGTCTCAGTTAAACGTCATCCTTGAGCACAATTTGTACCTAACTCCTTTGCATGAtgaaaattattgtacaaaactGGAGCTCCTAAGAAAGTCAACGTATACTTGTCACGACACTCAACAGTTCCAG agGTTGAAAGTTGACGAAGATGAAAGAAGTATTGTTATTGACCTGCGACCATATATGAATTCAGCACCATATATAGTGAGATTA